A window of Desulfobulbus oralis genomic DNA:
CGCTCGGGGCCGATCCGGTCCACCACGGCCTCAATGGCGCTGTTCAGCAGTTCAACCAGCAGGATGGCCAGCACACTGCCGGCAAGCAGTGCCCGCTCCACGCCGTTTTCGCCCAGCCACAGGCCAAGGGGCAGGAAAACGAGTGCGGCAAGCGCCTCCTCACGAAAGGCCGCTTCGTTGACCCAGGCGGCGCGCAGCCCGGCCCAGGTGCATGCGCTCGCTCTCAGCAAACGGTGCCAACCCCGACCATTTTGTTTATCCACCTTTTCCCTCCGGATTTCTGGACATATGCGCCCCATAAGTGGCGACCCGGTCTCATCAGGTACCACGGCACAGGTACTGCCCGAGCGCGTTGTTTTTCGCCATGACCCAATAAAAACCGAAGCCCGATGCCTCTGCAATCCAAATGCACGCATCACCTGCTCGACATCCTGTTTCTCCACAGCCTGCACCATGGAAAAAATCTGTGGGACAGCAGTGATTCAAGACCCCTTCACTGTTGTTCTTCCGCGTTCGGTGGACAGTGGGCCCGTCCTGGACATGTTTTGCCCAGCCCTTCACGGTACCCTGGCAGCGCCGGCCGCTCCACTTCCGGCAGTTCCTGATAGGAGCGCCAATCCTCCAGGGACTCCAGATGGGTGCTGACTGTGGTATTGGGCAGGAGTTCCGCCACTGCGTTTTCAAATTTGCTGGCCTGGCAATGGGCACAGTGCACGGTCCAGTGGCCGGGAAAAAGCATGTGCACGGTCACGAAGCGGGAGGCTGCGGCGCGCCGGGTTCGCAAGGCGTGGAAAACGATGCCCTCCTGCTCGTAGGGCTGCATGGCCTTTTTGATGCGTTCCATCTCTTCCTCCGGCAAAGCCGAATCCATCAGGCCGTCAAAGGAGCGGCGCACAATGCTGTAGCCGGTATACAGGATATTGAGGCCCACCAGCCCGGCAATCAAGGCGTCCAGTTGCATCCAGCCGGTCAGCCATACACAGGCCACGCCCACAAGCACGCCCGCCGAAGTCCAGACATCCGTCATCAGATGCCGGCCATCCGCCTCCAGGCTGATGGATTCGTGCACCCTGCCGGCATGCAGCAGGATGCGGGCTGTAACGAAGTTCAGCACCGAGGCCACGGCCGAGACGGCCAGGCCCACGCCTATCTGGCCCAGCACAGGGCCCGGATGAAGCAGCCGGTCGATTGCGGCATAGAGAATCGCGCCGGCAGCGAAGATGATCAGCATGCCCTCGAAACCGCTCGAAAAATACTCCGCCTTGTCATGACCAAAGGGGTGGCCCTCGTCTGCCGGCCGTGCCGCATAGCTCAGCATGACCAGCGCAAAAACCGCGCCCGCCAGATTGACGATAGACTCCACAGCGTCCGAAAGCAGGCCCACCGAGCCGGTGAGCATCCAGGCCCCGGTCTTCAGCACAATGGTCAGGAGCGCCGTGGCCATGGAAAGCCAGGCGTAGCGGGTCGGGCGGCTTTGCGATGCGGTCATGCTTGAACCTCTGAACAGGTGCGATGGAGGAGCAGGTTGCGCTGTATCCGGGCAAGGGACCAAGAGGCTTGCGGCAGGAGGCCCCGATCACTTCGACTCATCCTGCGGGACGACGGCCCCGGCTTCACGAATCCCAGGCAGCGGTGCGGTATAATGCTGGAAAAGGCTGCGGATACATCGGGCAAAACGCAGGGCGCAGCGGCCTCAGGCTTTGTCTCTGCCGGACACGATTGCTGGTTTATGATTCTCGTTATACAACTTTTTGTTGTAAAAAACAGGCTGCTGGCGGTTTTTTAGGGAAATGAGGCCGGCCTTGGACTGCGGCACCTGCACGAATCGGGGCAAAGCTGGACAGCGGTTCGCAGTCATGGTAAATGGAACGATCCTGGAAAAATCAGATCTGGCGCTTCCCCGTAGCAGGTATGAAACAAAATATCCTTATCACCGGCTTCATGGGTGCGGGCAAGAGCAGTGTTGCCCGGGCACTGGCCGAGTTGACCGGCCTCTTTGCCGTGGACACCGACGATCTGATCGAATCGCTGCTCCACTGCTCCATCAAAAGCTATTTTGTCAGCCATGGGGAAAACGCCTTTCGCCGGCTGGAGCAGCGGCTGGCCAACTGGCTCGCCTCTTCGGTCGATCATACTATTGTCGCTACCGGTGGGGGCTTTTTCCAGGTGCAGGGGCTCATGGAGCTGGGCCAGGTCTGCTTCCTGAACGCTGACTTCGACACCATCTGCCGGCACCTGCATGTCTGTGCCGGTGACCAGCAGACCGTGATGCGCCCGCTCTTCCAGAACCTTGAGGCCGCCAAAAAACGCTTTGACGAACGGCTGCCCCTGTACCGCCAGAATGCGCACCACATTATCACGGTTGGCACCCAGGACAGCATGGATCTTGCCCGGCAGATTCAGGATATTCTGCGGCAAAACGGCCTGTTGGCCCAGTGAACCGCGATCAGACAGACAGGAACCGACAATGCCTCAAATCTCAGCTTCCAGCTTTCTGGACCGCACCTTTCGTGCAATCTGCCCGCAGGACAACGAATGGCGCGACCGGGCCAGAGCCCGCCTCTCGGAACTCACCATGCCCTTCTGGGCCCTGGGCGATCTGATGGATCTGGCTGTGGACCTCGCCGGCATCACCCGTTCGCTGCATCCGCCCGTGGCCCGAAAACGCGTGGTCGTCATGGTGGGCGACCACGGGGTTGCCACCGAGGGGGTGAGCCAGTATCCGGTCGAAGTGACGGGCCAGATGCTGCGCAATATGGTGAACGGCGGCGCGGGCATCAATGCTCTGGCCTCCCAGGCAGGTGCGGAGATTACGCTGGTGGATGTGGGCGCGAAGGAGGATTTTTCGGATCTGGTGGCCAGTGGCGCCCTTATTGCCAAAAAGATCGGTCACGGAACGGACAATATGCTGCTTGGCCCGGCCATGAGCCGCACGCACGCGGTCATGGCGGTGGAGGCGGGCATTGAAATTGCGAACCAGTTGGCCGATTCGACAGACCTGTTTGCCACCGGGGAAATCGGCATTGGCAACACCACGCCCAGCAGCGCCGTGGCGGCAGTCATTACGGGCCGCCCCGTGATCGAACTCACGGGCCGTGGCACCGGGCTGGACGATGCCGGTCTGGCGCACAAGGTGGCAGTCGTTGAGGCGGCGCTGCAGAAAAACCGGCCAGATGCCAAGGATGGTCTGGACATACTGGCCAAAGTCGGCGGCTTTGAACTGGGCGCAATCGCGGGGCTGATCCTGGGTGCAGCGGCCAAACGCAAGCCGGTGGTGGTGGACGGCTTGATTTCAACGGCCGGCGCGCTCATTGCCTACAAGCTGGAGCCCTTTGTGCGAGACTTTATCGTCTGTGGCCACGGAAGCGCCGAGCCGGGCCACGCCCCCATGTGCGCTTTCCTGGGCAAAAAACCGCTGCTGCAACTGGGGATGCGCCTGGGCGAGGGTACAGG
This region includes:
- a CDS encoding diacylglycerol kinase — protein: MGRICPEIRREKVDKQNGRGWHRLLRASACTWAGLRAAWVNEAAFREEALAALVFLPLGLWLGENGVERALLAGSVLAILLVELLNSAIEAVVDRIGPERHELSGRAKDLGSAAVACAIALACLVWVCVLLL
- a CDS encoding cation diffusion facilitator family transporter; translation: MTASQSRPTRYAWLSMATALLTIVLKTGAWMLTGSVGLLSDAVESIVNLAGAVFALVMLSYAARPADEGHPFGHDKAEYFSSGFEGMLIIFAAGAILYAAIDRLLHPGPVLGQIGVGLAVSAVASVLNFVTARILLHAGRVHESISLEADGRHLMTDVWTSAGVLVGVACVWLTGWMQLDALIAGLVGLNILYTGYSIVRRSFDGLMDSALPEEEMERIKKAMQPYEQEGIVFHALRTRRAAASRFVTVHMLFPGHWTVHCAHCQASKFENAVAELLPNTTVSTHLESLEDWRSYQELPEVERPALPGYREGLGKTCPGRAHCPPNAEEQQ
- a CDS encoding shikimate kinase produces the protein MKQNILITGFMGAGKSSVARALAELTGLFAVDTDDLIESLLHCSIKSYFVSHGENAFRRLEQRLANWLASSVDHTIVATGGGFFQVQGLMELGQVCFLNADFDTICRHLHVCAGDQQTVMRPLFQNLEAAKKRFDERLPLYRQNAHHIITVGTQDSMDLARQIQDILRQNGLLAQ
- the cobT gene encoding nicotinate-nucleotide--dimethylbenzimidazole phosphoribosyltransferase; translation: MPQISASSFLDRTFRAICPQDNEWRDRARARLSELTMPFWALGDLMDLAVDLAGITRSLHPPVARKRVVVMVGDHGVATEGVSQYPVEVTGQMLRNMVNGGAGINALASQAGAEITLVDVGAKEDFSDLVASGALIAKKIGHGTDNMLLGPAMSRTHAVMAVEAGIEIANQLADSTDLFATGEIGIGNTTPSSAVAAVITGRPVIELTGRGTGLDDAGLAHKVAVVEAALQKNRPDAKDGLDILAKVGGFELGAIAGLILGAAAKRKPVVVDGLISTAGALIAYKLEPFVRDFIVCGHGSAEPGHAPMCAFLGKKPLLQLGMRLGEGTGAALAFNLVEAAARVLTQMATFAEASVSTARKN